A region from the Halomarina litorea genome encodes:
- a CDS encoding thiol-disulfide oxidoreductase DCC family protein codes for MVTRLVYDDDCGFCTWCARWAVRLAPVEAVGFADLSAADRDLLPDDYETCAHLVAGRTVYSCGEAIEQTLARSHPAAGYLFGALRGVPGYASVRERAYRWAADHRDWWGKVVSAGAIR; via the coding sequence ATGGTCACGCGCCTGGTCTACGACGACGACTGCGGCTTCTGTACGTGGTGTGCCCGCTGGGCGGTCCGACTCGCCCCCGTCGAGGCCGTCGGGTTCGCCGACCTCTCGGCGGCGGACCGCGACCTGCTCCCCGACGACTACGAGACCTGCGCCCACCTCGTCGCCGGGCGGACCGTCTACTCCTGTGGCGAGGCAATCGAGCAGACCCTCGCCCGTTCCCACCCCGCCGCCGGCTACCTGTTCGGCGCGCTTCGGGGAGTCCCGGGCTACGCATCGGTCCGCGAACGGGCCTACCGGTGGGCCGCCGACCACCGGGACTGGTGGGGAAAGGTCGTCAGCGCCGGGGCAATTCGCTGA